From Salinirubrum litoreum, one genomic window encodes:
- a CDS encoding ABC transporter ATP-binding protein, producing MPSTPAIEFDSISKQFGDVTALHDLDLTVEEGEIYGFLGPNGAGKSTAINILLGFLPPTDGQATVLGYGTQTESTTLRQHLGVLPEGYQVYGRLTGREHLEVAAESKGATPEYDRLLDRVGIREAADRKAGTYSKGMTQRLVFGMALVGEPDLLILDEPSSGLDPNGAKEMREIILEENDRGTTVFFSSHILSQVEAVCDRVGILRAGSLIAEDSIQGLRQTVDTGDVLTVSLDSVTDDCVTAVETLDGVSDVQTERRELTVTLDGGSKTAVLQALESTGAEVRDFSTEEKSLEELFTAYTEPEGRSA from the coding sequence ATGCCCTCCACTCCCGCAATCGAGTTCGACAGCATCTCGAAGCAGTTCGGGGACGTCACTGCGCTTCACGATCTCGACCTGACTGTAGAAGAAGGAGAGATCTACGGCTTTCTGGGTCCGAACGGTGCCGGAAAGTCTACCGCAATCAACATTCTGCTGGGGTTTCTGCCCCCGACCGATGGACAGGCGACCGTCCTCGGATACGGGACCCAGACCGAGTCGACGACGCTCCGGCAGCATCTCGGCGTGCTCCCCGAAGGATATCAAGTGTATGGCCGTCTCACCGGACGGGAGCATCTCGAAGTCGCTGCGGAGTCGAAGGGTGCGACGCCAGAGTACGATCGACTGTTAGACCGAGTCGGAATCCGGGAGGCGGCCGACCGGAAGGCGGGAACGTATTCGAAGGGGATGACCCAGCGCCTCGTCTTCGGGATGGCACTGGTCGGAGAGCCAGATCTCTTGATTCTCGATGAGCCGTCGAGCGGACTCGACCCGAATGGTGCAAAGGAGATGCGTGAGATCATCCTCGAAGAGAACGACCGCGGAACGACGGTGTTCTTCTCGAGTCACATCCTCAGTCAGGTCGAAGCCGTCTGCGACCGGGTCGGCATCCTTCGGGCCGGGAGTCTGATCGCCGAAGATTCGATTCAGGGGCTGCGGCAGACGGTCGACACGGGTGACGTCTTGACGGTCAGTCTCGATTCCGTCACCGACGACTGTGTCACAGCCGTCGAGACACTCGACGGTGTCTCAGACGTGCAGACCGAACGCCGGGAGTTAACTGTCACCCTGGACGGAGGGTCGAAGACCGCTGTGTTGCAAGCGCTGGAGTCGACTGGAGCCGAGGTGAGAGACTTCTCGACGGAGGAAAAATCCTTGGAGGAGCTATTCACCGCCTACACCGAACCCGAGGGGCGCTCGGCGTGA
- a CDS encoding ABC transporter permease subunit, with translation MSIRVVAKVDLRETGRSWRLLGLGAAYVFFFTGAAAIFVSLGQLPGVVPVSPGFTGALVHPLGLLFPVVGILLGYRTIIGERVSGTIRLLLSLPHARVDLVVGKLTSRIVLVSTTATLGAMCGYLASALFEGSISGLEYALVIALALVLQATFVAISVGLSAGIESETMVVATALGSVLLFAVLWQGVVQTLVSLVSAMGASAIAEPFTVILNAVNPVLAFSRLASLVLGTGGQVSSPWHEWVVPALVLLSWLVLPVLLGVKRFEGAEIS, from the coding sequence GTGAGCATCCGAGTCGTCGCGAAAGTCGACCTCCGGGAGACAGGTCGGTCGTGGCGCCTGCTGGGGTTGGGCGCCGCGTACGTCTTCTTTTTCACAGGCGCGGCTGCCATCTTCGTCTCGTTAGGGCAGCTTCCAGGTGTCGTCCCAGTGAGTCCGGGGTTTACTGGGGCGCTCGTACACCCATTGGGGCTGTTGTTCCCCGTCGTCGGCATCCTGCTCGGCTATCGGACGATCATCGGTGAGCGCGTGAGTGGAACCATCCGGCTTCTGCTGTCGTTGCCTCACGCTCGGGTCGACCTCGTGGTGGGAAAACTCACCAGTCGTATCGTGCTCGTGTCGACGACGGCAACCCTCGGGGCGATGTGTGGGTATCTCGCTTCGGCGCTGTTCGAGGGGTCGATTAGCGGGCTGGAGTACGCGTTGGTGATTGCGCTGGCGCTCGTGTTACAGGCGACCTTCGTCGCGATCAGTGTTGGGCTGTCGGCGGGAATCGAGTCGGAAACAATGGTCGTCGCTACTGCGCTCGGTTCGGTACTCCTGTTCGCGGTCCTCTGGCAGGGCGTCGTACAGACACTTGTGAGTCTCGTCTCGGCGATGGGTGCCTCAGCGATCGCAGAACCATTCACCGTAATCTTAAACGCGGTCAATCCCGTTCTCGCGTTCTCACGACTCGCCTCGCTGGTACTCGGTACCGGGGGACAGGTCTCGTCGCCGTGGCACGAGTGGGTAGTTCCCGCACTCGTCTTGCTCTCTTGGCTCGTTCTTCCGGTCTTGCTCGGCGTGAAACGGTTCGAGGGTGCAGAGATATCGTGA
- a CDS encoding ABC transporter permease → MSLRAVAKKEFTDSIRSYSLITLIGVFTLFAGGLALIQHVPPTYLTGEYDTSTLALLNSMRQPTVFFVPMIGLAVGYGAIANERQTGSLRLLLSLPNSRADVVFGKFIGQTLVVLVSIGIGYAVAGTIALATYETFDVRIFGIYTGLTALYGTMYIALAIGISSILESKEKALVGASAAYLLFIIGWDILLLFLQLAVYGPQVPDGGLPDWFKFIGLANPSTSFMYAVRTVIPAYRELTFYPDSTAVYMQEWVGFPLLLLWGLVPLGIGYYRFRTAHLS, encoded by the coding sequence ATGAGTCTCAGAGCTGTCGCCAAAAAGGAATTCACGGATTCGATCCGGTCGTACTCGCTTATCACCCTCATCGGTGTGTTCACCCTATTTGCCGGCGGTCTCGCTCTCATTCAGCACGTCCCGCCGACGTACCTGACTGGTGAGTACGACACCAGTACGTTGGCACTGCTCAACAGCATGCGACAGCCAACCGTCTTCTTCGTTCCGATGATCGGACTCGCCGTCGGATACGGTGCGATAGCGAACGAGCGACAGACGGGCAGCCTCAGACTACTGCTGAGCTTACCGAACTCACGGGCGGATGTCGTCTTTGGGAAGTTCATCGGCCAGACGCTGGTCGTGCTCGTGTCGATCGGAATCGGGTATGCGGTTGCTGGCACGATCGCACTCGCAACCTACGAGACGTTCGATGTCCGCATCTTTGGAATCTACACTGGACTCACCGCCCTCTACGGAACGATGTATATCGCTCTCGCGATCGGCATCTCCTCGATCCTGGAATCGAAGGAGAAGGCACTGGTCGGTGCGAGTGCTGCGTATCTTCTGTTCATCATCGGATGGGACATCTTGCTGCTCTTCTTACAACTGGCGGTCTATGGACCGCAGGTGCCCGACGGGGGGCTCCCCGACTGGTTCAAGTTCATCGGACTGGCGAATCCGTCGACCTCGTTCATGTATGCTGTCCGGACTGTCATCCCGGCGTACAGAGAGCTCACGTTCTATCCCGACTCGACTGCGGTGTACATGCAAGAATGGGTCGGGTTCCCGCTGTTGCTTCTCTGGGGGCTCGTTCCTCTCGGCATCGGGTATTACCGCTTTCGGACTGCGCACCTCTCGTAG
- a CDS encoding SRPBCC family protein, with protein MLEVEETVRIDAPVAEVFEYMDRPENQPEITPSLTHSETLEELSNGGKRVAYTYTMAGIDLDGEIEAVEYDPEAHILWEMSGDLSGEIEWTFTADGDETVVTYVGRYEIPIPVLDAVVKPFVRRYNERELRTTLENLKTRVEAGAAASA; from the coding sequence ATGCTCGAAGTCGAAGAGACGGTACGGATCGACGCGCCGGTAGCTGAGGTGTTCGAGTACATGGATCGCCCGGAGAACCAACCCGAGATCACGCCCAGTCTCACCCACTCGGAGACGCTGGAGGAACTGTCGAACGGCGGGAAGCGAGTGGCCTACACCTACACGATGGCCGGTATCGACCTCGACGGGGAGATCGAAGCGGTCGAGTACGACCCCGAGGCGCACATCCTGTGGGAGATGTCCGGCGACCTGTCGGGTGAGATCGAGTGGACGTTCACGGCGGACGGCGACGAGACGGTCGTCACCTACGTCGGGCGCTACGAGATCCCGATTCCGGTGCTCGACGCCGTCGTCAAACCGTTCGTCAGGCGATACAACGAGCGGGAACTCCGGACGACTCTGGAGAACCTCAAGACGCGCGTCGAGGCGGGCGCGGCCGCCTCGGCGTAG
- a CDS encoding formate/nitrite transporter family protein, with protein sequence MPGQDSAGPTGPTSDETNQTHGDDVLADQLSTDQVYQRVVADADHEVTSGGRELFFSALAAGFAITITFLVYASVTATTDSKFVGVLLYPLGFVYIIVGGYQLYTENTLPPVALTLERLVSIPTLFRHWLIVLAGNFVGGGLGAVALAYGGVFDEAAARTAVGFAEKGIATPAPDLFVKAAFAGLIVAGVVWVNFSARDTVSRLLVVYLAFLAIPMGNLFHVVVSFTEVVYLALTTGVDPVPALGGFVLPVLLGNTVGGVVLVTVVNYYQTSDRRLEIDRFRNVRRLSVREWIAGPLAGRSYVPVIDTVEEIVRDPDTYRILVPIANPRTESEVVRLACQLASSRKKGKVHVVHVVQAPRRWSPDADSRQQARLKQESERLLENARTIGQQHDVAVETSTVVTPRSFEEVFTVARRTSPDLVVMGWDREGLWSSARAERPLAELTNRLPCDFLVINDRGLDPSRILLPTAGGPDSDLNAEVARALQQVANAEVELLHVVAEESDVGAGEAFLRDWADQHGLDDVETTVVVGDVEGAIVQRAGDNTMLMLGATEEGLLSRLVHDSLHLDVATDVDCSVLLAERPSPRSIRDRLFGTPTRDRRPALAFRDSLETVDGDTTDE encoded by the coding sequence ATGCCCGGTCAGGACTCCGCAGGACCAACAGGCCCCACGAGCGACGAGACGAACCAGACGCACGGTGACGACGTCCTCGCGGATCAGTTGTCGACCGACCAGGTCTACCAGCGGGTGGTCGCAGACGCCGACCACGAGGTCACCTCCGGGGGGCGAGAGCTGTTCTTCAGCGCGCTCGCGGCGGGCTTCGCGATCACGATCACCTTCCTGGTGTACGCCTCCGTCACGGCCACGACGGACTCCAAGTTCGTCGGCGTCCTCCTGTATCCGCTGGGGTTCGTCTACATCATCGTCGGCGGCTACCAGCTCTACACGGAGAACACGCTCCCGCCGGTGGCGCTGACGCTCGAACGACTGGTCTCGATCCCCACCCTCTTCCGCCACTGGCTCATCGTGTTGGCCGGGAACTTCGTCGGCGGTGGGCTGGGTGCGGTGGCGCTCGCGTACGGCGGCGTGTTCGACGAGGCGGCAGCACGCACGGCCGTCGGCTTCGCGGAGAAGGGGATCGCCACCCCCGCACCCGATCTGTTCGTCAAGGCCGCCTTCGCGGGGTTGATCGTCGCCGGCGTCGTCTGGGTCAACTTCTCGGCCCGCGATACGGTCTCGCGGTTGCTGGTCGTCTACCTCGCGTTCCTCGCCATCCCGATGGGGAACCTGTTCCACGTGGTCGTCTCGTTCACCGAGGTGGTGTACCTGGCGCTCACCACCGGGGTCGACCCGGTCCCGGCGCTGGGCGGGTTCGTGCTACCGGTGCTGCTCGGGAACACGGTCGGCGGCGTGGTGCTCGTGACCGTGGTCAACTACTACCAGACCTCCGACCGGCGGCTGGAGATCGACCGCTTCCGGAACGTCCGTCGACTCTCCGTCCGCGAGTGGATCGCGGGGCCGCTGGCCGGCCGCTCGTACGTCCCGGTGATCGACACCGTCGAAGAGATCGTCCGCGATCCGGACACCTACCGGATCCTCGTCCCGATCGCCAACCCCCGGACCGAGAGCGAGGTGGTTCGCCTCGCCTGCCAACTCGCCAGCAGTCGCAAGAAGGGGAAAGTCCACGTCGTCCACGTGGTTCAGGCACCCCGGCGCTGGTCGCCCGACGCCGACAGCCGACAGCAGGCACGGCTCAAACAGGAGTCAGAGCGGCTCTTGGAGAACGCCCGGACGATCGGTCAGCAGCACGACGTGGCCGTGGAGACGTCGACCGTCGTCACGCCGCGCTCGTTCGAGGAGGTGTTCACGGTCGCCCGGCGCACCAGTCCAGATCTGGTGGTGATGGGCTGGGATCGGGAGGGGCTGTGGAGTTCCGCGCGTGCGGAACGGCCTCTCGCCGAACTGACGAACCGGCTCCCCTGTGACTTCCTGGTGATCAACGATCGCGGCCTCGACCCGTCACGGATCCTGCTGCCGACGGCCGGAGGCCCCGACTCCGACCTGAACGCCGAAGTCGCACGCGCACTCCAGCAGGTTGCGAACGCCGAGGTCGAACTGCTCCACGTCGTCGCAGAGGAGAGCGACGTCGGCGCGGGCGAGGCGTTCCTCCGCGACTGGGCCGACCAGCACGGCCTGGACGACGTGGAGACGACGGTCGTCGTGGGGGACGTAGAGGGGGCAATCGTCCAGCGGGCCGGGGACAACACGATGCTCATGCTCGGGGCGACCGAGGAGGGCCTGCTCTCCCGACTGGTCCACGACTCGCTCCACCTGGACGTGGCCACGGACGTCGACTGTTCGGTGTTGCTGGCAGAACGCCCCTCTCCACGGTCGATCCGCGATCGACTGTTCGGGACGCCGACCCGGGACCGCCGCCCCGCGCTCGCGTTCCGTGACAGTCTCGAGACGGTCGACGGGGACACGACCGACGAGTGA
- a CDS encoding DUF7342 family protein has protein sequence MSESPRDGVQSWTESMSARDRIRAVAETLREPRSVNWISEHADAAWSTTNDELQDLVDQGQLRRVEAGETTRYQPDYTRLLFEEIRTLIEENTREELRNELAAITEEIEEWQATYNVETWEELEQSLADGDLTSAELRERRDVIAFWRENEEDRRLIKHALELYSDVEAAREQLTDVADRATS, from the coding sequence ATGTCCGAATCTCCGCGAGATGGAGTCCAATCGTGGACTGAGTCGATGAGCGCCCGCGACCGTATTCGAGCCGTCGCCGAGACGCTTCGTGAACCCCGGTCGGTTAATTGGATCAGCGAGCACGCCGACGCCGCCTGGAGTACGACCAACGATGAACTACAGGATCTCGTCGATCAGGGGCAGCTGCGCCGCGTTGAGGCCGGCGAGACGACACGTTACCAGCCGGACTACACGCGTCTGCTCTTCGAGGAGATCCGCACACTCATCGAAGAGAATACGCGCGAGGAGTTGCGGAACGAATTGGCCGCGATTACCGAAGAGATCGAGGAGTGGCAGGCGACCTACAATGTCGAGACATGGGAGGAGCTCGAACAGTCTCTCGCGGACGGCGACCTCACAAGTGCCGAGCTTCGCGAACGCCGAGACGTCATCGCGTTCTGGCGCGAGAACGAGGAGGATCGCCGCCTCATCAAGCACGCACTGGAACTCTACTCCGATGTCGAAGCCGCCCGCGAGCAGCTGACCGACGTGGCTGACCGCGCCACGAGCTAA
- a CDS encoding Cdc6/Cdc18 family protein, translated as MLVNSRERTKSSLCERELIFPVYDADQLQSILQSRSAAFKDGVLNDDVIPLVAAVAAKEHGDARKAIDVLRFTGEIAQENDDDGVRIEHVYDADREEGKERIRELIEGTSPHSQRLLRSLALLIQSSSESDPAIPNEDVYEFYRDLSERNSYETLKKRRVRDLLNELEFLDLIEQETESRGRAEGLRVVNRLLHEPGLVVDACSTEE; from the coding sequence GTGTTGGTTAATTCCCGAGAACGCACAAAATCGAGTCTCTGTGAACGAGAACTCATTTTCCCTGTCTACGACGCCGATCAGCTCCAGTCGATCCTTCAGTCGCGGTCGGCGGCGTTCAAAGATGGTGTCCTGAACGACGACGTCATCCCCCTCGTCGCGGCTGTCGCAGCGAAAGAACACGGCGATGCGCGGAAAGCGATCGACGTGCTGCGGTTCACTGGCGAGATTGCCCAAGAGAACGACGACGACGGGGTTCGAATCGAACACGTCTATGACGCAGACCGGGAGGAGGGCAAAGAGCGAATCCGGGAGTTGATCGAAGGGACCTCGCCGCACTCTCAACGGTTGCTCCGGTCACTCGCCTTACTGATCCAGTCGTCCTCAGAGTCTGACCCTGCAATCCCGAACGAAGATGTGTACGAGTTCTACAGGGACTTGAGCGAGCGGAACAGCTACGAGACGCTGAAGAAACGCCGTGTTCGTGACCTACTCAACGAACTGGAATTCCTCGATCTCATCGAGCAAGAAACAGAGAGTCGTGGTCGGGCTGAAGGGCTCCGTGTAGTGAACCGACTTCTGCATGAACCTGGGTTGGTGGTCGATGCCTGTAGTACTGAAGAGTAG
- a CDS encoding RNA-guided endonuclease InsQ/TnpB family protein yields the protein MEYSHRYHAYPTDEVAERLEYHIDVHRQAYNYTRYEYEHVDADNIGSAYKHHYRLPDWKRDFPVFSEVNSKALQRTVTRFYQNLSNLSEKKQNGHKVGKLKWKSPTEYQSMTYSQSGFKLKNTSGRHATLELSKVGDIRIRYHRPIPDEADIKEVTIKKETTDEWFVSFGLETEDADIPEKPAVDSLNTSNSVGIDLGILNYIHTSDGKTVDWLDLEDDYERLRHEQRKLSRKEKGSNNYEKQRVEVAKVKRRIRRKVLDYQHKITTWLVKEYDAVFVEDLNVQSMLQDDGNARNKQDVAWRQFITLLEYKGDLYGTHVKQVEARGTTKECASCGVETAKPIWVREHSCPSCGFECDRDANASLNVLKRGFSELGLGWPESTPVETALPTDTHSVSAKRVVETGSLGA from the coding sequence ATGGAGTACAGTCACCGCTACCACGCCTACCCAACCGACGAGGTAGCGGAGCGACTGGAATACCATATCGACGTCCATCGCCAAGCGTACAACTACACTCGATACGAATACGAACACGTTGACGCCGACAACATCGGCTCAGCGTACAAACACCACTACCGACTCCCCGACTGGAAACGCGATTTCCCCGTCTTCTCCGAAGTGAACTCGAAGGCTCTGCAACGAACCGTCACTCGGTTCTATCAGAACCTCTCGAACCTTTCCGAGAAGAAGCAGAATGGACACAAAGTTGGGAAGTTGAAGTGGAAGTCTCCGACCGAGTATCAGAGTATGACGTATTCGCAGTCCGGCTTCAAACTTAAAAACACGAGTGGCCGACACGCAACGTTAGAACTCTCCAAAGTCGGAGACATTCGCATTCGCTACCACCGCCCGATTCCTGACGAAGCAGACATTAAGGAAGTCACCATCAAGAAAGAGACAACCGACGAATGGTTCGTCTCTTTCGGACTCGAAACCGAAGACGCTGACATCCCCGAGAAACCCGCCGTGGACTCACTCAACACGAGCAACAGCGTGGGCATCGACCTCGGCATCCTCAACTACATCCACACCAGCGACGGCAAGACCGTGGATTGGCTTGACCTCGAAGACGACTACGAGCGACTCCGACACGAACAGCGTAAGTTATCTCGAAAGGAGAAGGGGTCGAACAACTACGAAAAACAGCGAGTCGAAGTAGCCAAAGTCAAACGTCGGATTCGACGGAAGGTGCTGGACTACCAGCACAAAATCACGACGTGGCTTGTCAAAGAGTATGATGCCGTGTTCGTGGAAGACCTGAACGTCCAGAGTATGCTTCAGGACGACGGTAACGCCCGAAACAAGCAGGACGTTGCGTGGAGGCAATTCATCACGCTCCTCGAATACAAGGGCGACCTGTACGGTACACACGTCAAGCAGGTCGAAGCACGAGGGACCACCAAAGAGTGCGCGTCGTGTGGTGTGGAGACGGCGAAACCCATCTGGGTCAGAGAACACTCCTGTCCGTCGTGTGGTTTTGAGTGCGACCGTGACGCGAACGCTTCGTTGAACGTCTTGAAACGCGGTTTTTCTGAATTAGGGCTGGGATGGCCCGAATCAACGCCCGTGGAGACTGCGCTCCCTACGGACACCCATTCGGTGTCTGCAAAGCGCGTCGTAGAAACGGGAAGCCTCGGGGCTTGA
- a CDS encoding DUF555 domain-containing protein, whose amino-acid sequence MSDSTPRSSLGAFSLYFCKTEMEVATVVAGQALVGLLLTVEVRAQSPEEAGIIARREIGPHVPDTPLGFVNSRE is encoded by the coding sequence GTGTCGGATTCAACCCCGAGGTCAAGCCTCGGGGCATTCTCCTTGTACTTCTGTAAAACTGAGATGGAGGTCGCAACCGTCGTCGCAGGCCAAGCGTTGGTCGGCCTGCTGTTGACCGTCGAAGTCAGAGCCCAGAGTCCAGAAGAAGCCGGCATCATCGCCCGGCGTGAGATCGGCCCGCACGTCCCGGACACACCACTCGGTTTCGTCAACTCTCGAGAGTAG
- a CDS encoding TRAM domain-containing protein → MQLSTPLCLFTGRIERENGEYVLTIPEQEIDLGTLEADEIYRVGVYPTDARTGRGRTHEQNSTVQRPLVTHGTQRAEKSVQDRGASDTSPSSDRSDVSINSQPDQPPVTEGETLEVEIEGMGEKGDGLAKVGPGYVVFVSDTEIGQQPLVRVTTARENFAFAEVVEQ, encoded by the coding sequence ATGCAGCTATCCACGCCGCTGTGTCTGTTCACCGGACGGATCGAACGCGAGAACGGGGAGTACGTGCTCACGATTCCCGAACAGGAGATCGACCTCGGCACGCTCGAGGCTGATGAGATCTATCGAGTCGGAGTCTACCCTACTGATGCAAGAACAGGTAGGGGTCGAACACACGAGCAAAACTCGACAGTACAGAGGCCGTTGGTCACGCATGGGACCCAACGGGCAGAGAAGTCGGTTCAGGATAGAGGCGCATCAGATACGTCACCGAGTTCGGATCGGTCGGATGTCTCGATCAACTCCCAGCCGGACCAGCCACCAGTGACTGAAGGTGAGACACTCGAAGTCGAGATAGAGGGCATGGGCGAGAAGGGCGACGGCCTCGCCAAAGTGGGTCCGGGATACGTCGTCTTCGTCTCAGACACTGAAATCGGTCAGCAACCACTCGTTCGGGTCACTACCGCTCGTGAAAATTTCGCCTTTGCCGAGGTCGTCGAACAGTAG
- a CDS encoding nuclear transport factor 2 family protein: MATKESLLELERQLWNADEEVYEDILSKDAVMVFPPPTGILDRSAVLDSLGSADRWRRLKFDEARLIDVGEDVVQLIYRAVAERSGDGSEYTALVTTTYVEANGSWQLLTHQQTPVDE; this comes from the coding sequence ATGGCCACCAAAGAGTCGTTACTCGAATTGGAACGGCAGTTGTGGAACGCCGACGAGGAAGTCTACGAGGATATACTCTCGAAGGATGCTGTGATGGTATTTCCTCCACCGACTGGCATCCTAGATCGGTCAGCTGTGCTGGACTCACTCGGAAGTGCCGACAGATGGCGGCGTCTCAAATTCGACGAGGCGCGACTGATCGACGTCGGTGAGGACGTCGTCCAGCTGATCTACCGAGCAGTTGCAGAACGCAGTGGGGATGGCTCTGAGTACACTGCTCTCGTCACTACGACGTACGTCGAAGCCAACGGTTCGTGGCAACTCCTCACTCATCAACAAACCCCCGTCGACGAGTAA
- a CDS encoding DUF7342 family protein — protein MEEPREELSADADERAEAPDFEALTPPEELVRGERTRDDFFDAVLALDSPATANDVAELAGHGVDAAREYLDWFERMGIVTQVTESPATYERNQEYLNWRRVQKLRQEYATEELLDFLKTESERAENLESEFDVGSPDEISISRYASETDRSIEDVWERLSAWQTARRRVVLLERALTTESGDGADLQSAV, from the coding sequence ATGGAAGAACCGCGCGAGGAACTGAGTGCCGATGCCGATGAGCGTGCTGAGGCCCCCGACTTCGAGGCGTTGACACCCCCGGAGGAGCTCGTCCGGGGGGAGCGAACGCGGGACGATTTCTTCGACGCCGTCCTCGCACTTGACAGTCCAGCGACGGCGAACGACGTCGCCGAACTCGCGGGACACGGTGTTGATGCCGCACGTGAGTACTTGGACTGGTTCGAACGGATGGGAATCGTGACACAGGTCACGGAATCGCCAGCCACCTACGAGCGGAACCAGGAGTACCTGAATTGGCGACGGGTCCAGAAGCTCCGCCAGGAGTACGCCACTGAAGAGCTTCTTGACTTTCTGAAGACGGAGTCAGAGCGCGCAGAGAACCTAGAGAGCGAATTCGATGTCGGATCACCGGATGAGATTTCGATTTCCCGCTATGCGAGCGAGACTGATCGATCCATCGAAGACGTCTGGGAGCGTCTCTCCGCGTGGCAAACAGCACGTCGTCGGGTGGTGCTGCTCGAACGAGCCCTCACGACCGAGTCCGGTGACGGCGCTGATCTACAGTCCGCGGTATGA
- a CDS encoding ArsR/SmtB family transcription factor, with amino-acid sequence MSDTGTTDHTEKVVRIREVAMTVREPKNAGEIADAAGVARNTAEKYLTQLVEADKLATIQRGRETCYYPDPVTQYFDQIRDLINEHQKDELTAELAAIREDIDEWKDAYGVESADELRATVGDDIPAAERRQRQHNAEDWEYYEHQATLIKQAIQLYDTIEATRDNRLASAN; translated from the coding sequence ATGAGCGATACAGGAACCACGGACCACACCGAAAAGGTCGTTCGGATTCGGGAAGTTGCGATGACGGTTCGCGAACCAAAAAATGCGGGCGAGATAGCTGATGCTGCTGGTGTTGCCCGGAACACGGCAGAAAAGTACCTCACCCAACTCGTTGAGGCTGATAAACTCGCAACGATCCAGCGTGGCCGTGAGACCTGCTACTATCCAGATCCAGTCACCCAGTATTTCGATCAGATCCGTGACCTCATTAACGAGCATCAGAAGGACGAACTCACGGCTGAATTAGCTGCCATCCGGGAGGATATCGACGAGTGGAAGGATGCATACGGCGTGGAGTCTGCTGACGAACTCCGGGCGACCGTCGGTGATGATATTCCGGCAGCCGAACGCAGACAGCGACAGCACAACGCAGAAGACTGGGAGTACTACGAGCACCAAGCCACGCTCATCAAGCAGGCAATCCAGCTCTACGACACGATCGAGGCGACTCGCGATAATCGGCTCGCATCCGCCAACTGA